A single window of Sphingobacteriales bacterium DNA harbors:
- a CDS encoding glycosyltransferase: protein MEIEEINVFTNGDARKLSTWSNFPYFFTESLKSKGIKVNYINTQPNKILKNIYKFSIWQILKGTPKYDSYDYYRTKFNRFFVNKIIKNAVRKYPNADVNLFLNFSFSAKPFSAKPTILFGDWTYELYFKQFKNRKPSNLEQSFIDAENNCIETANAVFVMFPRMAKLIQARYKNPNIYNLSGYFINSTQNTNADDIIQQKLHSYKLLFIGTIKYIEGANILIDAVSKLLPKYPKLEVHIIGMKSSDFNKLPDFVHCYGYLDKAKNDDRNIYNNLMESAKMIVNTTPKWSGFSSVIEAMYFYNPVITTAYDDFFRNF, encoded by the coding sequence ATGGAAATTGAAGAAATCAATGTTTTTACAAATGGTGATGCTCGCAAATTGAGTACATGGTCTAATTTCCCTTATTTTTTTACTGAAAGTTTAAAATCTAAAGGAATCAAGGTAAATTATATCAATACACAGCCAAATAAGATTCTAAAAAATATTTACAAATTTTCCATTTGGCAAATTTTAAAAGGAACTCCCAAATACGACAGCTATGATTATTATAGAACAAAATTTAATAGATTTTTTGTTAATAAAATTATTAAAAATGCTGTTAGAAAATACCCAAATGCGGATGTCAATTTATTTTTAAATTTTAGTTTCTCAGCAAAACCGTTTTCAGCAAAGCCAACAATACTATTTGGTGATTGGACATATGAGTTATATTTTAAACAATTTAAAAACAGGAAGCCTTCTAATTTGGAGCAATCTTTTATTGATGCAGAAAATAATTGCATAGAAACTGCTAATGCTGTTTTTGTGATGTTTCCAAGAATGGCAAAATTAATTCAAGCTCGATATAAAAATCCAAATATCTATAACTTGAGTGGCTATTTCATCAACTCTACTCAGAATACAAATGCCGATGATATAATACAACAGAAGTTACATTCTTATAAATTATTATTTATTGGTACTATAAAATATATTGAAGGTGCAAATATTTTAATTGATGCAGTAAGCAAGCTATTACCAAAGTATCCAAAATTAGAAGTACATATTATTGGCATGAAATCATCTGATTTTAATAAACTTCCAGATTTTGTACATTGTTATGGTTATTTAGATAAAGCAAAAAATGATGATAGAAATATCTATAACAACTTAATGGAAAGTGCAAAAATGATTGTAAATACAACACCAAAATGGAGTGGTTTCTCTTCAGTAATTGAAGCTATGTATTTTTACAATCCAGTAATAACTACTGCCTATGATGACTTTTTTAGAAACTTTTGA
- a CDS encoding NADPH-dependent 2,4-dienoyl-CoA reductase encodes MNKYPILLSELDLGFTKLKNRVLMGSMHTNLEEDKDGFNKLAAFYAERAKGDVGLIVTGGMAPNWEGWLKPFAERMTNSAHVRRHKIVTDAVHSEGGKIAMQILHAGRYAYHPLSVAPSRIQAPINPFKPRALTTRGVKRTISDFADCAALAREAGYDGVEIMGSEGYLINQFLVKHTNQRTDEYGGSYENRMRFPIEIIEKARQKVGKDFIIIYRLSMLDLIEDGSTWEEIVQLAKNVEKAGATIINTGIGWHEARIPTIATSVPRAGFSWVTQKLKPEVSVPLCTSNRINMPSVAEQVLADGCADMVSMARPFLADENWVKKAKQGKEEEINTCIACNQACLDHTFSNKLSSCLVNPRACHETEIAYLPTSTSKKIAVVGAGPAGMAFSSIAAERGHQVTLFDADDKIGGQFNMAKRIPGKEEFYETLRYFDVQLKKHKVDVQLNKRVDAKDLANYDEVVIATGITPRDVRFEGTDHPKVLGYIDVLKNNAKVGDTVAVIGAGGIGFDVAEFLTHEGESTTLNKEAWLKEWGVDRTNEVRGGVAGIQQEIEAPARKVVMFQRTAGKVGAKLGKTTGWIHRTTLKMKKVKMIAGVEYLKIDDKGLHYLDKDKQAQVYPCDNVVICAGQVSQRSLEQPLVEMGKKVHVIGGAFEAGELDAKRAINQAARLAAEV; translated from the coding sequence TTTTAATAAATTAGCTGCATTTTACGCAGAAAGAGCAAAAGGCGATGTAGGTCTAATAGTAACAGGAGGCATGGCACCAAATTGGGAAGGTTGGTTAAAACCATTTGCAGAAAGAATGACCAATAGCGCACATGTGCGTAGACATAAAATTGTAACTGATGCAGTACACAGCGAAGGCGGAAAAATTGCCATGCAAATATTGCACGCAGGTAGGTATGCATATCATCCATTAAGTGTGGCACCTAGTAGAATACAAGCACCAATCAATCCATTCAAACCAAGAGCACTAACAACAAGAGGCGTAAAACGCACCATCAGTGATTTTGCAGATTGTGCTGCACTTGCCAGAGAAGCAGGATACGATGGCGTGGAAATTATGGGAAGCGAAGGTTATTTAATTAATCAATTTCTAGTAAAACATACTAACCAAAGAACTGATGAATATGGTGGAAGCTATGAAAATAGAATGCGATTCCCAATAGAAATTATAGAAAAAGCAAGACAAAAAGTAGGTAAAGATTTTATCATCATTTATCGTTTGTCTATGTTAGATTTGATAGAAGATGGTAGTACTTGGGAAGAAATTGTTCAATTAGCAAAAAATGTAGAGAAAGCTGGTGCAACAATAATAAACACAGGAATTGGATGGCACGAAGCAAGAATACCAACCATTGCAACATCTGTACCAAGAGCAGGATTCTCTTGGGTAACACAAAAATTAAAACCAGAAGTATCAGTTCCATTATGTACTTCAAATAGAATAAACATGCCAAGTGTGGCTGAGCAAGTTTTGGCAGATGGTTGCGCAGATATGGTGAGTATGGCTCGACCATTTTTGGCAGACGAAAATTGGGTAAAGAAAGCAAAACAAGGTAAGGAAGAAGAAATTAATACTTGTATTGCTTGCAATCAAGCATGCTTAGATCATACATTCTCAAATAAATTATCATCATGTTTGGTAAATCCAAGAGCATGTCATGAAACAGAAATAGCATATTTGCCAACATCAACATCAAAAAAGATTGCGGTTGTCGGTGCTGGTCCAGCAGGCATGGCATTTTCTTCTATTGCTGCAGAGCGTGGACATCAAGTTACATTATTTGATGCAGATGATAAAATTGGTGGACAGTTTAATATGGCAAAAAGAATTCCTGGTAAAGAAGAATTTTACGAAACCTTAAGATATTTTGATGTACAATTGAAAAAACATAAAGTAGATGTACAATTGAATAAAAGAGTAGACGCAAAAGATTTAGCAAATTATGATGAAGTAGTCATTGCAACAGGAATTACGCCACGTGATGTGCGTTTTGAAGGAACAGATCATCCAAAAGTATTAGGCTATATTGATGTATTAAAAAACAATGCAAAAGTAGGTGATACAGTTGCAGTAATTGGCGCAGGTGGCATTGGCTTTGATGTGGCGGAATTTTTGACGCACGAAGGCGAAAGCACCACATTAAATAAAGAAGCATGGCTGAAAGAATGGGGCGTAGATAGAACAAATGAAGTACGTGGTGGTGTAGCTGGCATACAACAAGAAATAGAAGCACCAGCAAGAAAGGTAGTCATGTTTCAGCGCACAGCAGGAAAAGTAGGTGCAAAATTAGGCAAAACAACAGGCTGGATACATCGTACAACATTGAAGATGAAAAAAGTGAAGATGATAGCTGGTGTAGAATACTTAAAAATAGATGACAAAGGCTTACATTACTTAGATAAAGATAAACAAGCACAAGTTTATCCATGTGATAATGTTGTAATCTGTGCAGGACAAGTATCACAACGTAGTTTGGAGCAACCATTGGTGGAAATGGGCAAAAAAGTACATGTAATAGGTGGTGCTTTCGAAGCAGGCGAGCTAGATGCCAAAAGAGCCATCAACCAAGCCGCAAGATTAGCAGCAGAAGTTTAG